In one Cupriavidus taiwanensis genomic region, the following are encoded:
- a CDS encoding sacsin N-terminal ATP-binding-like domain-containing protein, protein MSFLKNLAEQRQRFLDGMEANQGDINLSIFEDFYPDEAHFIYELLQNAEDAGATEVMFELRPHACYFEHNGTRHFNEVDIRAITGIHNSSKKNNPDRIGKFGVGFKSVFVYTETPIIYSRDYSFKIIKLVMPQAVPQRPGLGDRTRFELPFNNPKKNVNEAYAEVKSGLEQLSETTLLFLNNLQFIRWKLGTQEGAVFRHEHSPSHIEVLKQVDGLDVQSSHWLRFAASVENVHQFTAPVDGVERQKVAIAFELAFRGEQRTFDPAKPIAEQLRIAPAVEGKVSVFFPAEKETSGLRFHLHAPFIPELSRASIKNSPENIPLIEQLAKLSARSLHAIRDVGLLTGEFLAVLPNNDDALADRYTVIRTAIVQEMRSQALVPTYAGGYAPGSRLWQSRAAIKALLSDEDLAFLTDRQDKPSWAIGVTQKNQNQDKFLASLDILTWDAEDLKDFFEARARVSPYYWLNVRVDPAVMKWLSEKSPEWHQALYAVLNKYCEDEGDFFSLDETQIVRLVNGTYSLPKNAYFQTGATDAKDPLPRVDEEVLTVGAKKAQQSEARKFLANIGVKVPGELEELTLLLQARYGPEGDAPSDKVYVADLKRLMAFAEKNPQCREMLAEAYLFRIDSSEFEWGQARDAYIDAPFLATGLRTFYDSIRDDKDRRWPLSNWYKNQQIAIDKLVKFAELAGVEQEFRELYVETNCQGNAKFNYLIQAPGERYTSPINRDYTLTKRAQGMLKKNTIEGSRLVWAAMCNASSRVLQACYRKNESNGAHYADSQLIDWLRRLAWVPQRDGTFVSPRQATAARLPEGFAVDAGYQWLKQVEFGADERKRSADSAARAAKRAELGFETDEDYLRALEFSKLPEDEQLRMLSSTRHQTEQTIELPERPVRNADFRAGRVGEQAKSTPEKESMLKQRYVQLGVEAAKAEAKLYLIDQYTNSSGQMICQACKKELPFKLPNGSYYFEAVEIVAGAPKRFREGYLALCPNHAAAYQHANAQRNAMHEVVVTAAGNEVELALGGTETTVYFTQMHLADARACLESFESDVA, encoded by the coding sequence ATGAGCTTCCTAAAGAACCTTGCTGAGCAACGCCAGCGTTTCCTTGATGGGATGGAAGCGAATCAGGGGGACATCAACCTCAGTATTTTTGAAGACTTCTACCCTGACGAAGCCCACTTTATCTATGAGCTCCTGCAGAATGCCGAAGACGCCGGCGCTACGGAGGTCATGTTTGAACTCCGGCCTCATGCCTGCTACTTCGAGCACAACGGTACTAGGCACTTTAATGAAGTTGATATCCGTGCCATCACCGGCATCCATAACAGCAGCAAAAAGAACAACCCCGACCGCATCGGCAAGTTCGGTGTTGGGTTCAAATCGGTGTTTGTCTATACCGAGACGCCCATTATCTACTCTCGGGACTACAGCTTCAAAATTATCAAGCTGGTGATGCCCCAGGCTGTGCCGCAGCGGCCTGGGTTAGGCGACAGGACTCGCTTCGAGTTGCCCTTCAACAATCCCAAAAAGAACGTCAATGAGGCCTACGCGGAGGTCAAGTCCGGCTTGGAGCAGCTGTCGGAGACAACGCTGTTGTTTCTGAACAACCTTCAGTTCATTCGCTGGAAGCTTGGAACTCAAGAGGGCGCAGTCTTTCGGCACGAGCATTCGCCGTCACACATTGAGGTGCTCAAGCAAGTCGACGGACTAGACGTGCAAAGCTCTCACTGGCTGCGTTTTGCAGCCTCTGTTGAGAACGTCCATCAGTTCACAGCTCCCGTTGACGGTGTTGAACGGCAAAAGGTCGCTATCGCGTTTGAGCTGGCCTTCCGTGGTGAGCAGCGTACCTTCGACCCTGCCAAGCCGATAGCAGAGCAGTTGCGAATCGCCCCGGCCGTCGAGGGCAAGGTTTCGGTGTTCTTCCCGGCAGAGAAAGAGACATCGGGCCTTCGGTTTCACCTGCACGCACCGTTTATCCCGGAACTCAGCAGAGCAAGCATCAAGAACTCCCCTGAAAACATACCGCTTATCGAGCAACTCGCGAAGCTGAGCGCTCGGTCCCTGCATGCCATAAGAGACGTGGGGCTGCTTACAGGTGAATTTCTTGCAGTCCTCCCGAACAACGACGACGCGCTAGCTGACCGCTACACGGTGATTCGCACGGCCATCGTGCAGGAGATGAGGTCGCAGGCGCTTGTGCCCACATATGCCGGCGGGTATGCACCGGGCTCCCGCCTCTGGCAGTCCCGGGCGGCAATCAAAGCTTTGCTGTCCGATGAAGACCTTGCCTTTCTGACTGACCGGCAAGACAAGCCGTCATGGGCGATTGGGGTAACTCAGAAGAACCAGAACCAGGACAAGTTCCTCGCCAGCCTGGACATCCTCACTTGGGATGCCGAGGACCTCAAAGACTTCTTTGAGGCAAGAGCACGCGTTTCCCCTTACTACTGGCTGAATGTACGCGTGGACCCGGCGGTTATGAAGTGGTTGAGCGAAAAATCGCCTGAATGGCATCAGGCGCTGTATGCCGTTCTGAACAAGTACTGCGAGGACGAAGGCGACTTCTTCTCGCTGGATGAGACCCAAATTGTTCGGCTGGTCAACGGCACTTATAGCTTGCCGAAGAACGCGTACTTTCAGACCGGCGCAACCGATGCGAAGGACCCTCTGCCGCGCGTGGACGAAGAGGTGCTCACGGTGGGGGCCAAGAAGGCACAGCAGTCTGAGGCAAGGAAGTTCCTTGCCAACATTGGGGTCAAGGTTCCGGGGGAGCTTGAAGAACTCACTCTGCTCCTCCAGGCGCGCTATGGGCCTGAGGGAGACGCGCCGTCTGACAAGGTGTATGTTGCTGACCTCAAGCGACTCATGGCTTTCGCGGAGAAGAATCCTCAGTGCCGGGAGATGTTGGCTGAGGCGTACCTATTCCGTATTGATTCATCGGAGTTCGAATGGGGCCAGGCGAGGGATGCTTACATAGACGCACCATTCCTCGCGACCGGGCTTCGTACTTTTTACGACTCCATTCGGGATGATAAGGATAGAAGGTGGCCACTAAGTAACTGGTACAAGAACCAGCAGATAGCAATCGACAAGCTGGTCAAGTTTGCCGAATTGGCGGGTGTCGAGCAAGAATTCCGCGAACTCTACGTTGAAACGAACTGTCAAGGGAACGCAAAGTTCAATTATTTGATTCAGGCTCCTGGTGAGAGGTATACGTCGCCTATTAACCGCGACTACACCCTAACCAAGCGAGCTCAAGGCATGTTGAAGAAGAACACAATTGAAGGCTCGAGGTTGGTGTGGGCAGCTATGTGCAACGCGAGCAGTCGCGTATTGCAGGCTTGCTATCGCAAGAATGAGAGTAATGGTGCCCACTATGCTGACTCGCAACTCATTGATTGGCTTCGGAGACTAGCGTGGGTCCCGCAGAGGGATGGTACCTTCGTATCACCTCGTCAGGCCACAGCTGCAAGGCTGCCAGAGGGCTTCGCCGTTGATGCCGGCTACCAATGGCTTAAGCAGGTTGAGTTCGGCGCAGATGAGAGGAAGCGAAGCGCCGACTCGGCGGCAAGGGCAGCGAAGCGTGCAGAGCTCGGTTTTGAGACTGATGAAGACTATCTACGGGCCTTGGAGTTCTCAAAGCTGCCCGAAGACGAGCAACTTCGGATGTTGTCCAGTACCCGGCACCAAACAGAGCAAACTATTGAACTGCCAGAGCGTCCTGTACGGAACGCTGATTTTCGTGCTGGGCGTGTAGGGGAACAGGCGAAATCGACCCCGGAAAAGGAGTCAATGCTCAAGCAGCGTTACGTCCAACTCGGTGTTGAGGCGGCGAAGGCAGAGGCGAAATTATATTTGATTGACCAATACACAAACTCAAGTGGTCAGATGATTTGCCAAGCTTGTAAGAAGGAACTGCCGTTCAAGCTTCCTAATGGCTCTTACTACTTTGAGGCGGTCGAGATAGTTGCAGGCGCTCCAAAGCGATTTCGCGAGGGGTATCTCGCGCTCTGCCCGAATCATGCCGCCGCATACCAGCATGCTAACGCCCAACGCAATGCCATGCACGAGGTTGTCGTTACTGCGGCTGGCAACGAAGTCGAGCTTGCGCTTGGGGGGACCGAGACTACCGTGTACTTCACGCAGATGCACTTGGCAGATGCCCGTGCATGTTTGGAATCATTTGAGAGTGACGTGGCCTAG